A stretch of Carya illinoinensis cultivar Pawnee chromosome 14, C.illinoinensisPawnee_v1, whole genome shotgun sequence DNA encodes these proteins:
- the LOC122293901 gene encoding transmembrane 9 superfamily member 5 translates to MRIIMSFHSKAISLSSISMSKLKIKLLVILFTALSFTDRSATASPSHHRYNIGDLVPLYVNKVGPLNNPSETYYYYDLPFCRPDPVIQKKESFGEVLNGDRLTNALYELKFRENITGKTLCQKRLRVPEVAKFRDVVSEDFYFQMYFDDLPLWGFIGKVEEESEILGEEGPKYYLFKHVRFDALYNGDRVIEIRAFSDPSHVVEIKEDAEIDITFTYSIIWNESSAKFENRMDKYTRTSSVPIIHQTHWLSFINSIVIIVLLMGLLALLLMRRLKNDIRKCADGDEEEDKEVGWKYVHGDVFRHPPNLSLFCAVLGVGTQLLTLVFVLFLLAFLGVLYPYNRGALFTSLVLIYSLSSVVGGYIAASFHNQFAATGWERSVRLVGILYLGPFVVTASILNTVAISYGAIAALPFGTIILILLMCACVAIPLLAFGGVIGYRFRSEFQAPCATKRIPREIPPLAWYRKTSCQMFIAGLLSLSAIVLELHHLYASMWGYKICTLSSILFITFIIVILLTSMLSVGLTYIQLSVEDHEWWWRSVLCGGSPAIFMFGYSIYFYARSNMNSFMQLSFFIGYNACMCYAFFLILGTISFRTSLMFVRHMYQAVKSE, encoded by the exons ATGAGAATAATAATGTCATTTCACTCGAaagcaatctctctctcttctatatCTATGTCTAAACTCAAAATCAAGCTCTTGGTGATCCTTTTCACAGCACTAAGCTTCACAGACCGCTCCGCCACAGCTTCTCCGAGTCACCATCGATACAATATAGGAGATCTTGTACCTTTATATGTCAACAAAGTGGGGCCCCTCAACAATCCTAG TGAGACCTACTACTACTATGACTTGCCATTCTGCCGCCCAG ATCCAGTAATCCAGAAGAAGGAATCCTTTGGTGAGGTCTTGAATGGTGATCGTTTGACCAATGCTTTATATGAGTTGAAATTCCGGGAAAACATTACTGGGAAGACCCTTTGCCAGAAGAGGCTTAGAGTTCCTGAAGTTGCAAAGTTCAGGGATGTTGTCAGTGAAGATTTTTACTTCCAGATGTATTTTGATGATCTTCCATTGTGGGGGTTCATTGGGAAAGTTGAAGAGGAGAGTGAGATTCTGGGTGAGGAGGGCCCTAAGTATTATCTCTTTAAACATGTTCGGTTTGATGCTCTTTACAATGGGGACCGAGTAATAGAAATACGTGCATTTAGTGATCCTAGTCATGTTGTGGAGATAAAAGAAGATGCTGAAATTGATATTACTTTCACTTATTCAATTATTTGGAATGAGAGCTCAGCCAAGTTTGAGAACAGGATGGACAAATATACAAGGACTTCATCAGTGCCAATTATCCACCAAACTCATTGGCTCTCATTCATTAATTCAATTGTTATTATTGTACTCTTGATGGGATTGCTTGCCTTGCTTTTAATGCGGCGTCTCAAGAATGATATCAGAAA GTGTGCCGATGGGGATGAAGAAGAGGATAAGGAGGTTGGTTGGAAATATGTTCATGGTGACGTCTTTAGACATCCTCCCAATTTGTCCTTGTTTTGTGCTGTCTTGGGCGTGGGTACCCAGCTGCTAACCCT GGTttttgtattattcttattggcATTTCTTGGTGTCCTCTATCCTTACAATCGTGGAGCTTTGTTCACATCTCTTGTCTTGATATATTCACTTTCATCTGTGGTTGGTGGGTACATTGCTGCTTCTTTCCACAATCAATTTGCTGCGACTGGATGG GAAAGGAGTGTTCGTCTTGTTGGGATTCTGTATCTAGGCCCGTTTGTTGTGACAGCATCTATTCTTAATACAGTTGCCATATCTTATGGAGCCATAGCCGCACTTCCATTTGGCACCATTATATTGATTCTTCTTATGTGTGCATGCGTTGCTATTCCATTACTTGCCTTCGGTGGGGTGATTGGATATCGTTTTAGATCTGAATTTCAAGCACCTTGTGCCACAAAGCGAATCCCCCGAGAGATTCCACCATTAGCTTGGTACCGAAAAACATCTTGTCAAATGTTTATTGCAGGCCTTCTATCTTTGAGTGCAATTGTCCTTGAGTTACACCACTTATATGCAAGCATGTGGGGCTACAAAATATGCACACTTAGCAGCATTTTATTTATCACCTTCATCATCGTCATTCTGCTAACTTCGATGCTAAGTGTTGGCTTGACATATATTCAGCTCTCTGTGGAAGACCATGAATGGTGGTGGAG ATCGGTGTTGTGTGGAGGCTCGCCAGCCATTTTTATGTTTGGCTATAGCATCTACTTCTATGCCAGGTCAAATATGAACAGTTTCATGCAGCTGTCCTTCTTCATTGGCTATAATGCTTGTATGTGCTATGCATTCTTCCTGATTCTGGGTACAATCAGTTTTCGCACTTCCTTAATGTTTGTTCGTCATATGTACCAAGCTGTTAAGAGCGAATGA